One genomic window of Etheostoma spectabile isolate EspeVRDwgs_2016 chromosome 7, UIUC_Espe_1.0, whole genome shotgun sequence includes the following:
- the angptl7 gene encoding angiopoietin-related protein 7 produces MSKVNLSIVALGVTLLLLAETWAQNPRKRLAPPKPPKAQCCDEVRSLKVQVANLTSLLDEMSRKQETDLMSIVRQIMELDKQNRQQETRVTEAEGKYSEINNRVEIMQLQTLQSATQTSSDATYDCASLYNKNYKISGEYKLPKDEFLGTPELNVFCDMETNGGGWTLIQRRKVGLTSFNRDWKQYKSGFGSIRGDFWLGNDNIFRLTRQPSMLRIEMEDWNGETRYAQYGFFTVGNELNSYKLFLANYSGNAGDSLRYHNNTNFSTVNKDNDKCVDDCASLRKGGYWYNCCTDSNLNGVFYRYGQHMTKNADGITWYGWHGSNYSLKKVEMKVRPVDFQP; encoded by the exons atgtcaaaagtaaATTTGAGCATAGTGGCTCTGGGGGTCACACTGCTCCTGTTGGCTGAGACATGGGCCCAGAATCCCAGGAAGAGACTGGCCCCTCCAAAGCCGCCCAAGGCTCAGTGCTGTGATGAGGTGCGCTCTCTCAAGGTTCAGGTGGCCAATCTGACTAGTCTCCTCGATGAGATGAGTCGCAAGCAGGAGACAGACTTGATGAGCATTGTGAGGCAAATAATGGAGCTGGACAAGCAAAATCGGCAGCAAGAAACCCGGGTCACGGAGGCAGAAGGCAAGTACTCAGAGATCAACAACCGTGTGGAGATCATGCAGCTACAAACCCTGCAGTCTGCTACTCAGACTTCATCAG atgCCACATATGACTGTGCATCCCTGTACAACAAGAACTACAAGATTTCTGGCGAGTACAAACTGCCTAAAGATGAGTTTCTGGGTACACCTGAGCTTAAC GTCTTCTGTGATATGGAGACAAATGGAGGTGGTTGGACTTTGATCCAAAGGCGCAAAGTCGGTCTGACATCATTCAACCGTGACTGGAAGCAgtacaaaagtggatttggatcCATCCGCGGAGACTTCTGGCTCGGCAATGACAACATCTTCCGTCTAACAAGGCAACCCAGTATGCTCAGGATTGAGATGGAG GACTGGAATGGAGAGACACGCTATGCCCAGTATGGCTTTTTTACCGTGGGTAATGAGCTAAACAGCTACAAGCTCTTCCTTGCCAACTACAGCGGGAACGCTGGAGACTCCTTGCGCTACCACAACAACACCAACTTCAGCACCGTCAACAAGGACAATGACAAATGTGTGGATGACTGTGCTTCCCTGCGCAAAG GTGGCTACTGGTACAACTGCTGCACTGACTCaaacttgaatggcgttttttACCGCTACGGTCAGCACATGACAAAGAACGCAGATGGGATCACTTGGTATGGCTGGCACGGGTCCAACTACTCCCTCAAGAAAGTGGAGATGAAGGTCCGGCCAGTGGATTTTCAACCATAA